From a single Lactococcus allomyrinae genomic region:
- the smc gene encoding chromosome segregation protein SMC, which yields MEIVGFKSFADRTKIEFDKGITAVVGPNGSGKSNIVESLRWVLGEQSAKSLRGGKMPDVIFAGTEKRRALNYAEVIAHFDNTDDYLMGHDEDDEVVITRRLYRNGDSEFLINGKKCRLRDIHDLFTDTGLGRDSLSIISQGRIESVFNSKPEERRAIFEEAAGVLKYKNRRIETESKLTSTQDNLDRLEDIIFELNGQLVPLQAQRDVALRFRELETKRSELSLSVLVGQLLFEKEKYDETQNQLTEVLSVLTGLTERKKVYDDELSELRKRRIEVEQEQEQCRNEQMTLSGLKAELTRKIELFDVQKDSSEKTALERENRLKQLIDRLTAMEEELSVLTEKQKLLLEEKTTLELALKKLSVELESLSDAPETVIERLRDEFVTLVGQEAEQSNIIVRNKAEIENLTRKQSEQDESTKENLAKFEKVNAELDQSEKAYEQLKNEISQLLSEYENQSIIKKQYEEQERHAQNEMYDRLQELNQQKARLTSLQNIRDSHSNLFAGVRSVMQNQDKIGGIIGVVADVLSFDSKYTTAIDIALGGGSQNIITEDENSAKRAIAFLREKRIGRATFLPLTTIKSREFNGLSRISGQKGFIDLAINLVHFEPRLQKALSSLLGTTVIVDTAENATAIARSMSYTVRIVTLDGTQINPGGSYAGGAGKRNTTTFSNVEIDALNGQILTLETQLKQAEKKVQKAQKERLELEQQLATLKTQGEEKRFEEKTLFMTIEQLKSQKSTLSALTELSVSKNASETLSTLTQQNQAALAMLTKISERKSEIEQQIDQLKSNSQAHKALQSEKTQASSEAQLRLSEVTSELRFSKNDEKRLLTDLSALTEEKTQLQASLNPVKFDEKERNLFADQLQTTEQKLGELNVKMVSLKFEREDLSAQMEDLEQHNQDFIQQSQNLSTQKTRYEMQLEQSEQRLMTLQETLNTEHQMSFEEAQNTAVQLENLASAEQELKQLERQIRALGPINLDAIVQFEEVNERFIFLSSQKDDLLEAKNLLLSTIDDMNDEVKIRFKSTFDAIRESFKMTFSQMFAGGQADLELTSDNLLDAGVEIKVQPPGKKLSSLNLMSGGEKALTALALIFAILRVRTVPFVVLDEVEAALDEANVKRFGDYMNHFDNSNQFIVVTHRRGTMAAAGSMYGITMADAGVSKVISVKLEN from the coding sequence ATGGAAATTGTCGGCTTCAAATCATTCGCCGACCGAACAAAAATTGAATTTGATAAAGGAATAACAGCAGTTGTCGGGCCAAACGGTTCTGGTAAGTCCAATATTGTAGAAAGTTTACGTTGGGTTCTTGGTGAACAATCTGCAAAATCGCTGCGTGGCGGGAAGATGCCCGATGTTATTTTTGCAGGAACAGAGAAAAGAAGAGCACTCAACTATGCAGAAGTGATTGCTCATTTTGATAATACAGATGATTATTTAATGGGACATGATGAAGATGATGAAGTCGTAATCACACGTCGTTTGTATCGAAATGGTGATTCAGAATTTTTGATTAATGGTAAAAAATGCCGTTTGCGTGATATCCATGACCTATTTACAGATACTGGATTGGGGCGTGATAGTTTATCCATTATTTCTCAAGGGCGAATTGAATCCGTTTTTAATTCTAAACCTGAAGAGCGTCGTGCGATTTTTGAAGAAGCTGCAGGTGTTTTGAAGTACAAAAATCGGAGAATAGAAACAGAGTCAAAGTTAACGTCTACTCAGGATAATTTAGACCGTTTAGAGGATATCATTTTTGAATTAAACGGTCAGCTTGTTCCCTTACAAGCTCAACGAGATGTTGCACTGCGCTTTCGTGAATTAGAAACCAAGCGCAGTGAACTTTCGCTCTCTGTGCTAGTCGGACAACTCCTTTTTGAGAAAGAAAAGTATGATGAAACTCAAAATCAACTGACAGAAGTTCTGTCAGTGCTGACAGGATTGACAGAACGTAAAAAAGTCTATGACGATGAACTGTCAGAACTCAGAAAACGTCGTATCGAAGTCGAACAAGAGCAAGAACAATGTCGAAATGAACAGATGACATTATCAGGCTTAAAAGCAGAGTTGACGAGAAAAATTGAACTTTTTGATGTGCAGAAGGATTCTTCTGAAAAAACGGCATTAGAGCGGGAAAACCGTTTGAAACAACTGATAGATAGGCTGACAGCAATGGAAGAAGAACTGTCAGTACTGACAGAAAAGCAAAAACTTCTTTTAGAAGAAAAGACAACACTTGAGCTTGCACTTAAAAAACTGTCAGTAGAGTTGGAGTCTTTGTCAGACGCACCTGAGACTGTTATTGAACGTCTTCGTGATGAATTTGTCACTTTAGTAGGGCAGGAAGCGGAACAATCTAATATCATTGTCCGAAATAAAGCTGAAATCGAAAACTTGACGAGAAAGCAGTCAGAACAAGATGAATCAACAAAAGAAAATCTTGCTAAATTTGAAAAAGTAAACGCTGAGCTAGATCAGTCTGAAAAAGCTTACGAGCAGTTGAAAAATGAAATCAGCCAACTTTTATCAGAATATGAAAATCAGTCAATCATAAAAAAACAATATGAAGAACAAGAGCGTCATGCACAAAATGAAATGTATGACCGATTACAAGAGTTGAATCAACAAAAAGCGCGCTTGACTTCACTGCAAAATATTCGTGATAGTCACAGTAATCTTTTCGCTGGTGTGCGCAGTGTGATGCAAAACCAAGATAAAATTGGCGGTATCATTGGTGTTGTAGCAGATGTATTGAGTTTCGATAGCAAGTACACCACAGCAATTGACATTGCACTTGGTGGAGGCAGTCAAAATATCATTACCGAAGATGAAAATTCAGCAAAACGTGCTATTGCTTTCTTACGCGAAAAACGTATAGGTCGTGCGACATTTTTGCCTTTAACAACGATTAAATCTCGTGAATTTAACGGTCTTTCGAGAATTTCTGGACAAAAAGGATTTATTGATTTAGCGATAAATCTGGTACACTTTGAACCACGTTTACAAAAAGCGTTGAGTTCACTTTTGGGGACAACGGTCATTGTAGACACAGCAGAGAATGCGACAGCGATTGCTAGAAGTATGAGTTATACCGTACGGATTGTGACCCTTGACGGTACGCAAATCAATCCTGGTGGCTCTTACGCAGGTGGTGCTGGCAAGCGTAACACGACAACTTTCAGTAATGTAGAGATTGATGCGTTAAATGGGCAAATCTTGACATTAGAAACTCAGCTAAAACAAGCAGAAAAAAAAGTTCAAAAAGCTCAAAAAGAAAGACTAGAGTTAGAACAGCAACTTGCTACTTTAAAAACACAAGGTGAAGAAAAACGTTTTGAGGAAAAAACACTATTCATGACAATTGAGCAACTAAAATCTCAAAAATCAACCTTGTCAGCACTGACAGAACTTTCTGTCAGTAAAAATGCATCAGAAACTCTGTCAACATTGACCCAACAAAATCAAGCTGCTTTGGCAATGCTTACAAAAATTTCCGAACGTAAATCAGAAATTGAGCAGCAAATTGACCAACTCAAATCTAATAGTCAAGCTCATAAAGCCTTACAATCAGAAAAAACACAAGCAAGTTCAGAAGCACAGCTTCGTCTTTCAGAAGTTACAAGTGAATTGCGCTTTAGCAAAAACGATGAAAAACGACTACTGACAGATTTGTCAGCACTGACAGAAGAAAAAACACAGTTACAAGCAAGTTTGAACCCCGTAAAATTTGATGAAAAAGAGCGAAACCTTTTTGCTGACCAACTCCAAACAACAGAACAAAAGCTCGGTGAGCTCAATGTCAAAATGGTCAGTCTCAAATTTGAACGCGAAGACCTATCAGCGCAAATGGAAGATTTAGAGCAGCACAATCAGGACTTTATCCAACAAAGTCAAAATCTGAGTACACAAAAAACGCGTTACGAAATGCAGCTTGAACAGTCAGAGCAACGTTTGATGACACTTCAAGAAACGCTCAACACTGAACATCAGATGAGTTTTGAAGAAGCACAAAATACTGCTGTTCAGTTGGAAAACTTAGCAAGTGCAGAACAAGAACTCAAACAGCTTGAGCGTCAGATTCGCGCACTTGGTCCAATCAATCTAGATGCGATTGTTCAATTTGAGGAAGTCAACGAAAGATTTATTTTCCTATCAAGCCAAAAAGACGATTTGCTAGAGGCAAAAAATTTACTTCTTTCAACAATTGATGATATGAATGATGAAGTTAAAATTCGCTTCAAATCAACATTTGACGCTATTCGTGAGAGCTTTAAAATGACTTTCTCACAAATGTTCGCAGGAGGTCAAGCGGACCTTGAATTGACAAGCGACAATTTACTTGATGCGGGAGTCGAAATCAAAGTTCAACCACCAGGTAAAAAATTATCAAGTCTAAATTTAATGTCGGGTGGAGAAAAAGCACTGACGGCCCTCGCTCTCATCTTTGCTATTTTGCGTGTCCGCACAGTACCTTTCGTTGTACTTGATGAAGTAGAGGCTGCACTTGATGAAGCTAATGTCAAGCGCTTTGGCGACTATATGAATCATTTTGATAATAGCAACCAATTTATTGTAGTGACACATAGACGCGGGACAATGGCGGCAGCAGGGAGTATGTATGGCATCACTATGGCAGATGCAGGAGTATCCAAAGTTATCTCTGTCAAGCTTGAAAATTGA
- a CDS encoding EbsA family protein, whose translation MKTGYFLPVSLNHRLAWLWTIIILSFERVIFYELDKKGNWFLAALAIISYIAFIVLIWPHRFFISDKHLHFTTFPRVKMKSIDLKYITAVRTTKFGFECSYAGKRYQFLTFGNSKQTLAELQTIESEQEVAEIKA comes from the coding sequence ATGAAAACAGGATATTTTCTTCCAGTTTCGCTCAATCATCGATTGGCTTGGCTCTGGACAATCATCATTTTAAGCTTTGAGAGAGTTATTTTCTACGAACTTGACAAGAAAGGAAATTGGTTTTTGGCTGCTTTAGCAATCATTTCCTACATTGCTTTTATCGTTTTGATTTGGCCACATCGTTTCTTCATCTCAGATAAACATTTGCACTTCACAACATTTCCTCGTGTAAAAATGAAAAGCATTGACTTGAAGTACATCACAGCAGTCAGGACGACAAAATTTGGCTTTGAATGTAGCTATGCTGGGAAACGTTATCAATTTTTAACTTTTGGTAACTCCAAGCAAACACTTGCAGAACTACAAACTATTGAATCTGAACAAGAAGTAGCAGAAATAAAAGCCTAA
- a CDS encoding YibE/F family protein: MNIKFIIKKILLPILISVFVFVIVDNDSFIYQMPVGRIVKVTTTNIQETSDDFQNKDREITQKLTIKLLNNNHQKLTLKNTVTESQTTGQIYRKGQQVILKKIGGNYQLSTLKRDALIAALITLFIGLLISFQRFKSSIFLILSLILNLVYFVIVIGLDVEFNPPVLALFGGLSVIFAASSLLFVLGATRQMFYTFITTILTTLLTFVLTLTVLKLTGNTGVHFEYLEYVTQNPSEFFFVGTMISVLGAIMDGTGDIVAGLFGLARQNELNNINMTRINYIKSGISIGQEIIGTLTNVLFMIFMAEALPMTLLLLRNGNTWSYIATVGLNLGLLQTVISAIGIVLAVPITAFVTSIGLVKYSERKEIQS, from the coding sequence ATGAACATAAAATTCATTATAAAAAAAATACTGCTACCAATTCTAATCAGTGTATTTGTTTTTGTTATTGTTGATAATGATAGCTTTATCTATCAAATGCCTGTTGGGAGAATTGTAAAAGTAACTACCACAAATATTCAAGAAACATCAGACGATTTTCAAAACAAAGACCGAGAAATCACACAAAAATTAACCATTAAACTGTTAAACAATAATCACCAAAAACTGACCCTAAAAAATACAGTAACTGAATCACAAACGACAGGTCAGATTTATCGTAAGGGACAACAAGTAATCCTGAAAAAAATAGGTGGAAATTATCAACTTTCCACTTTAAAAAGAGATGCTTTGATTGCTGCCTTAATCACTTTGTTTATCGGTTTATTAATTAGTTTTCAACGCTTTAAATCCTCTATTTTTCTGATTTTATCACTGATTTTAAATCTAGTGTATTTTGTCATTGTTATTGGATTAGATGTTGAGTTCAACCCTCCAGTACTTGCGTTATTCGGTGGATTATCAGTAATATTTGCAGCTTCTTCTTTACTTTTTGTTTTGGGAGCGACACGTCAGATGTTTTATACTTTTATAACTACTATTCTGACGACTTTACTTACTTTTGTCCTCACGTTAACCGTTTTAAAACTGACAGGAAATACAGGAGTTCACTTTGAATATTTGGAGTACGTCACACAAAACCCATCCGAATTTTTCTTTGTAGGAACTATGATTTCCGTTCTTGGTGCAATTATGGACGGCACAGGCGATATTGTTGCAGGACTTTTTGGTCTAGCTAGACAAAATGAACTGAATAATATCAATATGACAAGAATTAACTATATCAAATCAGGCATTTCAATAGGTCAAGAAATTATAGGAACGCTAACAAATGTCCTCTTTATGATTTTTATGGCAGAAGCTCTGCCTATGACTTTACTCCTTCTCAGAAATGGGAATACATGGAGCTATATTGCAACTGTTGGGCTTAATCTAGGTTTGCTTCAAACAGTAATATCAGCGATTGGAATCGTTCTAGCAGTACCAATTACAGCTTTTGTAACAAGCATAGGATTAGTAAAATATAGTGAACGAAAGGAGATTCAATCATGA
- a CDS encoding YibE/F family protein, with the protein MNSLLVLLIVLVVLMLLVARKDGVRNLLGLLINFGMIFVLITLISWGFNALLVLVILSVIILAFAIFMSSDENEMTVIAFKTSVIVVLSLMVLAVFVQHIGQFQGFAAEDVDELENLSLTVGLNFSNIAIVVMVISMLGAVAESAMALTASLYEVIEQDEFMTIEQFKNQRVIISQQILGTAVNTLFFGVLGATVGLILWFVRLQYSWAEIFNSKLLMADVAAMLLGMLGILFSIWLSGYFVEKDFEKEKGESD; encoded by the coding sequence ATGAACTCTCTCCTTGTTTTATTAATTGTTTTGGTTGTACTGATGCTCTTGGTTGCCAGAAAAGATGGTGTGCGAAATCTATTGGGCTTACTGATAAATTTCGGTATGATTTTTGTACTCATTACCTTGATTTCTTGGGGATTCAATGCACTCTTGGTCTTGGTTATTTTATCCGTAATCATTTTAGCTTTTGCAATTTTCATGTCATCGGATGAAAATGAGATGACAGTTATCGCCTTTAAGACAAGCGTCATTGTTGTTTTAAGTCTTATGGTATTAGCGGTATTTGTTCAGCATATTGGACAATTTCAAGGTTTTGCAGCAGAAGATGTCGATGAATTAGAAAATCTATCACTAACTGTTGGACTAAATTTCTCAAACATTGCTATTGTAGTTATGGTAATTTCAATGCTTGGAGCTGTTGCCGAATCTGCAATGGCGCTGACAGCAAGTTTGTATGAAGTCATTGAGCAAGATGAATTCATGACAATTGAACAATTTAAAAATCAACGAGTAATAATTTCCCAACAAATATTAGGAACAGCAGTCAATACACTATTTTTTGGTGTTTTGGGTGCGACTGTTGGATTAATTCTCTGGTTTGTACGACTTCAATATAGTTGGGCAGAGATTTTTAACTCAAAATTATTAATGGCAGATGTTGCTGCGATGCTTTTAGGAATGCTTGGAATTCTATTTTCTATCTGGCTTTCAGGATATTTTGTAGAAAAAGATTTTGAAAAAGAAAAAGGTGAATCAGACTAG
- a CDS encoding MIP/aquaporin family protein, whose protein sequence is MDVSWMTKYLAEGLGTMLLVLLGNGTIAGVTLKGSKNEGMGGLAIAWGYGIAILVPVLAFANISGAHINPAITLGLASAGLFPWAHVAQYILAQLIGAIIGQLLVVAIYKEYFAKTNDAAISLGAFATTNALDDGKSRGKAILNGFVNEVIGMFVFVFGILSFTTNFFGAEGIKWMTDYAQKQGANINSSDTVSQIWASVSGASSSKMVGALAIGLMFVGLVTAFGGATGAALNPARDFGPRLVYSFMPKSIVGQDKDAKWWYAWVPVVATIIGAIIAATVFKIFFAK, encoded by the coding sequence ATGGATGTTTCATGGATGACAAAGTATCTTGCCGAAGGCTTGGGGACAATGCTCCTTGTTTTGCTTGGTAATGGTACAATTGCAGGAGTAACTTTAAAAGGCTCTAAAAATGAGGGAATGGGTGGCTTAGCCATTGCATGGGGATACGGAATTGCTATCTTAGTTCCTGTTCTTGCTTTCGCAAATATTTCAGGAGCACATATTAACCCAGCGATTACGCTTGGTCTCGCTTCAGCAGGACTCTTCCCTTGGGCACACGTTGCGCAATATATTTTGGCACAACTCATCGGTGCGATTATCGGTCAATTGCTGGTCGTTGCAATTTACAAGGAATACTTTGCTAAAACAAATGATGCTGCAATCTCTCTTGGAGCATTTGCGACAACAAACGCTTTGGATGATGGTAAAAGTCGTGGCAAAGCTATCTTAAATGGCTTTGTGAATGAAGTTATTGGGATGTTTGTCTTTGTATTTGGTATCCTCAGCTTCACGACTAATTTCTTTGGTGCCGAAGGTATAAAATGGATGACTGATTATGCTCAAAAACAAGGAGCAAACATCAATTCTAGCGATACAGTAAGCCAAATTTGGGCATCAGTTTCAGGAGCTTCATCATCAAAAATGGTTGGGGCGCTTGCAATTGGTCTGATGTTTGTTGGGTTGGTTACAGCCTTTGGTGGTGCAACAGGTGCAGCACTGAACCCTGCGCGTGACTTTGGTCCACGTTTGGTTTATAGCTTTATGCCAAAATCAATCGTTGGTCAAGATAAAGATGCAAAATGGTGGTACGCATGGGTACCAGTTGTTGCAACAATTATTGGTGCAATTATTGCAGCCACAGTTTTCAAAATATTCTTTGCTAAATAA
- a CDS encoding TetR/AcrR family transcriptional regulator, translated as MTKDTKKIIVRTLLEIAAQHGSLTIEEVSRRSNITRNTIQRNFNNEGIKGIVDYINGNIVQEINNQIFRHQPDELPLEIFADILLSVMWEHRDEAHIIYTSDLPFKPASQTVELSFSWLGERYERLVKEHRLAPIFTAKELVRFYNTYIYALLSLWLSSDVPVEPSVFKPKFLYLMKISMYDLIYKGIGH; from the coding sequence ATGACCAAAGATACTAAAAAAATTATTGTTCGTACTTTACTGGAAATAGCTGCACAACATGGTAGTCTTACTATCGAGGAAGTTTCACGTCGTTCAAATATCACAAGAAATACCATTCAACGAAATTTTAATAATGAAGGAATAAAAGGTATCGTTGACTATATCAATGGTAATATTGTCCAAGAAATTAATAATCAAATTTTTAGACATCAACCTGATGAACTACCATTGGAAATATTTGCAGATATTTTGTTGTCTGTAATGTGGGAGCATCGAGATGAAGCACATATTATTTATACTTCGGATTTGCCATTCAAGCCTGCTTCTCAGACTGTAGAACTTTCATTTTCTTGGCTAGGAGAGCGTTATGAGCGGTTGGTTAAAGAGCATAGGCTTGCCCCAATATTTACAGCAAAAGAGCTTGTTAGATTTTACAATACTTATATCTATGCTCTTTTATCTCTCTGGCTAAGCTCTGATGTTCCCGTTGAACCTAGTGTTTTTAAACCTAAATTTTTATATCTTATGAAAATTTCTATGTATGATTTGATTTATAAAGGAATTGGACATTAG
- a CDS encoding beta strand repeat-containing protein, with translation MKLPTVKSLNRNVALSCVTLLTITTLGGALLTTTAAFAASTGEIIINAQSAAPQMTNDGTQTGNANIGQTSGAGGQGNTSGTTNDGSDQSTLDANSTMANVTFSATPITPDTASGKTAANMVAPTLASDGTTSTTGAGYVTNNSVNSGNPYNATTNSNGVATLSSLPNGYYLVQQETKVGGVYEIQPFIVNVDGNTGSTTNPTSPGAVTNVYPKLDLTTTMNTQNTAVTDAKDAVTNTLNNNTATLNDLSPATSAKTGALNTPTLNQSDLTDLNTSDTGNTTTAAGGNQVSFNLNTSFDSSQVTNAATGSTTSISYTDSSGNNYITGNYGITDILPTDSSTKQQLATLNNNLTGDVTSDITIPSIVITTGDDAGKDLLLSLTPNVDYKATSTDGKTITITLTSQGQVDIANQIAIATGTPVGQISGTLNIQVATTVPTTAVGSAMNLVTTNVTNAFGTTLTTGSAGNTTASSTLNVGGLDIEKVDTDNSPIKNVANGATFVLINAASWADAQKLVKDNAASFDNTIPTKQITDGTASLVLGNSSGAVDASGATTTPVFSVSSTTDGTLSFTGLDLSGAGNSSKTTQGNSNMGVGGNYYAVEVKAPTGYQLPNPSTGANVFGPTNSMNVSTNPTQNLIQNSKPFALPFTGGKGIIGVIILAGALTVGGVMIRKRHGDKVSEL, from the coding sequence ATGAAATTACCTACAGTTAAGTCACTTAACCGTAATGTTGCGCTATCATGCGTAACATTATTGACGATAACAACTTTAGGAGGTGCGTTACTGACTACAACAGCAGCTTTTGCTGCTTCAACGGGTGAGATAATTATTAATGCTCAATCTGCTGCACCGCAAATGACCAATGATGGGACACAAACAGGGAATGCCAATATCGGTCAAACCTCTGGAGCAGGAGGACAAGGGAACACTTCTGGTACAACCAATGATGGATCTGACCAAAGTACATTGGACGCAAATAGCACAATGGCAAATGTTACTTTCTCCGCCACTCCCATCACACCAGATACGGCAAGTGGTAAGACAGCAGCAAATATGGTTGCACCAACGTTAGCTTCAGATGGGACAACCTCGACTACTGGTGCGGGCTATGTTACCAATAATTCAGTGAATAGTGGTAATCCTTATAATGCTACTACAAATAGTAATGGAGTTGCTACATTGAGCAGCTTGCCTAATGGCTATTATCTTGTTCAACAAGAAACAAAAGTTGGTGGTGTATATGAAATTCAACCTTTTATTGTGAATGTAGATGGAAACACAGGAAGCACTACGAACCCTACAAGTCCAGGAGCAGTAACAAATGTCTATCCGAAACTTGATCTTACAACAACAATGAATACGCAGAATACAGCAGTCACGGATGCTAAAGATGCTGTAACAAATACGTTGAATAACAATACAGCTACACTAAACGATTTAAGCCCAGCTACAAGTGCTAAAACTGGTGCATTAAATACACCAACATTAAATCAATCAGATTTGACAGACTTAAACACATCTGATACTGGTAATACGACCACAGCGGCGGGTGGAAATCAAGTCTCTTTTAACTTAAACACAAGTTTTGATTCATCACAAGTAACAAATGCAGCCACCGGTTCAACAACATCTATTTCATATACTGATTCATCAGGTAATAACTATATTACGGGAAATTATGGTATTACAGATATTCTCCCTACAGATTCATCTACAAAGCAACAACTTGCGACACTTAATAATAATTTGACTGGAGATGTGACAAGTGATATAACTATCCCATCTATTGTTATCACAACTGGAGATGATGCCGGAAAAGATTTATTGTTATCTCTAACACCTAATGTGGATTATAAAGCAACATCAACAGATGGTAAAACAATAACTATTACCCTGACTTCACAAGGGCAAGTTGATATTGCTAATCAGATTGCAATAGCAACAGGAACACCAGTGGGACAAATTTCAGGAACGCTCAATATTCAAGTTGCTACAACGGTTCCTACAACTGCAGTCGGGTCAGCAATGAACTTAGTAACAACAAATGTTACTAATGCCTTTGGTACCACTCTTACGACGGGTAGTGCGGGAAATACCACAGCATCTTCAACATTAAATGTTGGTGGATTGGATATTGAAAAGGTGGATACTGATAATTCACCAATTAAAAATGTAGCCAATGGCGCAACTTTTGTCTTGATTAATGCAGCGAGCTGGGCAGACGCACAAAAATTAGTAAAAGATAATGCAGCATCATTTGATAATACGATTCCAACGAAACAAATTACAGATGGTACAGCGAGTCTTGTCCTCGGGAACAGTTCAGGAGCAGTAGATGCAAGTGGAGCGACAACAACACCAGTTTTTTCAGTATCTAGCACAACAGATGGAACTCTTTCTTTCACAGGCTTAGATTTATCTGGAGCAGGAAATTCATCAAAAACAACACAGGGGAACTCTAATATGGGAGTTGGTGGGAATTATTATGCAGTTGAAGTAAAAGCTCCAACAGGTTATCAACTTCCAAACCCGAGTACAGGAGCTAATGTTTTCGGCCCTACAAATAGTATGAATGTCAGCACAAATCCTACGCAAAATCTCATACAAAATAGTAAACCTTTTGCACTTCCATTTACAGGAGGAAAAGGGATTATTGGTGTTATCATTCTTGCTGGAGCGCTTACCGTAGGAGGTGTGATGATTCGCAAACGGCATGGAGATAAAGTGAGTGAACTTTAA
- a CDS encoding class C sortase translates to MAKRKEENAKKRTSFRNVLSTILFFLAVIVLFYPIVSNYLAGKQMTQSIQNYKKAYDNESKEKQAQQLSYAKKYNEYIYDKASLIPWSGWIPQYNQALEVNKTGMMGYLTIPQIKLKNLPIYHGATEEILAGGIGHLPQTSLPIGGKNTHAVLPAHSGRVNDSLFTDLDKLKLGDVFYIHVLNRNLKYQIDNIKIVKPNQISSLSIVKGKDLVTLVTCYPTGINNERLLVTGQRVPYSEKVPNESIQRNKYGYDFWVILFSALLAFIGLSYLIYWLLDMVLLSLGHLGRLWIPKIHLNAALIYHGKRVRRANSRIDHIEISPPPLQGPIVLPKHTGKVVMSAMDALETLSVGDQFYIRRLLRKKNFQIVNIQKQSNKVRAVPLHRANIITLSTSFDSEYCVLITGKILKKN, encoded by the coding sequence ATGGCGAAAAGGAAAGAAGAAAACGCCAAAAAGAGAACCTCTTTTCGTAATGTATTAAGCACGATTTTGTTTTTCTTAGCGGTTATAGTATTGTTTTATCCGATTGTGTCAAATTATCTTGCTGGAAAGCAAATGACTCAGTCCATTCAAAACTATAAAAAAGCTTATGACAATGAATCAAAAGAAAAGCAAGCACAGCAACTTTCTTATGCTAAAAAATATAATGAATATATCTATGATAAGGCAAGTCTAATCCCTTGGAGTGGGTGGATTCCACAATATAATCAAGCGCTAGAAGTGAATAAAACAGGGATGATGGGTTATCTTACCATACCACAGATTAAACTAAAAAATCTTCCTATCTATCATGGGGCTACCGAGGAAATTCTTGCAGGAGGCATTGGACACTTACCTCAAACTTCACTTCCAATTGGTGGGAAAAACACTCACGCAGTACTCCCAGCTCACTCAGGGCGAGTAAACGATTCATTATTCACTGATTTAGATAAACTTAAACTTGGCGATGTGTTCTATATTCACGTATTAAATCGAAATTTGAAATATCAGATTGATAATATAAAAATTGTTAAACCCAATCAGATTTCTAGTCTTAGTATTGTAAAAGGGAAAGATTTAGTAACTCTAGTAACATGTTATCCGACAGGGATTAATAATGAAAGACTCCTAGTGACAGGGCAACGTGTTCCTTACAGTGAAAAAGTCCCTAATGAAAGTATTCAACGCAATAAATATGGATACGATTTTTGGGTCATTTTATTTTCGGCGCTTTTAGCATTTATTGGATTGAGTTATCTTATTTACTGGCTTTTAGATATGGTGCTACTTTCATTAGGGCATTTAGGAAGACTTTGGATACCCAAAATACATTTGAATGCTGCACTGATTTATCATGGTAAAAGAGTAAGGAGAGCAAATAGTAGAATTGATCATATCGAGATCTCACCGCCTCCTCTCCAAGGACCAATAGTTCTACCCAAACATACAGGTAAAGTCGTGATGAGTGCTATGGATGCGCTAGAAACATTATCTGTCGGAGACCAATTTTATATTCGTAGACTTCTTCGGAAGAAAAACTTCCAAATAGTAAATATCCAAAAGCAAAGTAATAAAGTAAGAGCAGTACCTCTACATAGAGCTAATATTATAACTTTGAGTACCTCATTTGACTCTGAATATTGTGTACTCATCACAGGCAAAATACTGAAAAAAAACTAA